Proteins found in one Bartonella krasnovii genomic segment:
- a CDS encoding transglycosylase domain-containing protein, whose product MFNFLKKKKGQQHKPFHSPALIELDARLDTALYHIRSANSFFWKKAKIISQNFHLQGWKRFVVEVIDEILTLGLIGFTLFTILGISVFKLTQKDWSSSQNFSILFLDRYGNPIGHRGALLATSVPVEEMPDTVIKAVLATEDRRFFDHWGIDFQGLTRAISQNMQAKGVVQGGSTLTQQLAKNLFLTNERTITRKIKEAYLALWLEANFSKKQILQLYLDRVYMGGNNFGIAAAAKFYFGKNIRHVSLSESAMLAGLFKAPTKYAPHSHLFAAQTRANVVLSNLVNSGFMTESQIINAHRHPARALSKRDNNQPGYFLDWAFEEIKKMRDQLPSHHLIIQTTLDPELQKVAEESIAYHLHQYGQQYRVTQAATVILDNNGAVCAIVGGLDYKKSQFNRATQGGRQPGSSFKPYVYAAALERGLSPSTTVLDAPINWGGWTPKNNSGRYLGKIDLATALAFSINTVPVYLTYQYLNRDTKPIIDLIKNMGINAHILSHKTMVLGTSNMTPMDQATGFNVFANGGIAGNRHGFTQIRTLDGHLVWDFEHNGKKLHRVLSKQSAAYMNQMMVGVTTRGSGKRAALPMTLVAGKTGTSQSYRDAWFVGFTGNYTGAVWMGNDNFSPMNRAFGGGVPAMIWHRIMLAAHQNIMLKQLYGVKDSLLPYHPQTPSPHTDSEFSPPIPSRLSPETLNIVRLINKDLKKNSAISLKIKTTGDSTF is encoded by the coding sequence ATGTTTAATTTTTTAAAAAAAAAGAAAGGACAACAGCATAAGCCATTTCACAGCCCTGCTCTCATCGAATTAGATGCACGACTAGATACAGCGCTTTATCACATTCGTTCTGCTAACAGTTTTTTTTGGAAAAAAGCAAAAATCATCTCTCAAAATTTTCATCTTCAAGGATGGAAACGCTTTGTCGTTGAAGTTATCGATGAAATATTAACATTAGGATTGATAGGCTTTACTCTTTTCACCATTTTGGGCATTTCTGTTTTTAAATTGACCCAAAAAGATTGGTCCTCTTCACAAAATTTTTCCATTCTTTTTCTCGATCGCTATGGAAATCCCATTGGTCACCGAGGTGCACTACTGGCGACCTCTGTCCCTGTTGAAGAAATGCCTGACACCGTTATTAAAGCAGTTCTCGCTACAGAAGACCGTCGTTTTTTCGATCATTGGGGCATTGATTTTCAAGGACTTACACGAGCAATTTCACAAAACATGCAAGCTAAAGGTGTCGTGCAAGGTGGTTCAACTCTTACACAACAATTGGCTAAAAATTTATTCTTAACAAATGAGCGGACCATAACACGTAAAATCAAAGAAGCTTATCTTGCTCTTTGGTTAGAGGCAAATTTTAGCAAAAAACAGATTTTGCAACTTTATCTTGATCGTGTCTATATGGGAGGAAATAATTTTGGTATTGCAGCAGCAGCAAAATTTTATTTTGGAAAAAACATACGTCATGTCTCCTTAAGTGAATCGGCTATGTTAGCAGGGCTCTTTAAAGCCCCAACAAAATATGCTCCTCATAGTCATCTCTTTGCGGCTCAAACACGTGCCAATGTTGTCCTTTCTAATCTTGTTAACAGCGGTTTTATGACAGAGAGTCAGATTATCAACGCACATCGCCACCCTGCTAGGGCACTTTCCAAAAGAGACAATAATCAGCCTGGCTATTTTCTTGATTGGGCATTCGAAGAAATTAAAAAAATGCGTGATCAACTTCCAAGTCATCATTTAATTATTCAAACAACCCTTGATCCAGAACTTCAAAAAGTAGCAGAAGAATCAATTGCCTATCATTTACATCAATATGGTCAACAATATCGCGTAACACAAGCAGCCACTGTTATACTCGACAATAACGGTGCTGTATGTGCAATTGTTGGAGGACTAGATTATAAAAAGAGTCAATTTAATAGAGCAACTCAAGGTGGCCGGCAACCTGGCTCTTCATTTAAACCTTATGTTTACGCAGCCGCATTAGAACGCGGTCTTTCACCTTCAACCACTGTTTTAGATGCACCCATTAATTGGGGAGGTTGGACACCCAAAAATAATTCTGGCCGTTATCTGGGAAAAATTGATTTAGCAACGGCTTTAGCCTTTTCTATTAATACAGTTCCTGTTTATCTCACATACCAATATCTTAACCGCGATACAAAACCCATCATAGATCTCATCAAGAATATGGGAATTAATGCACATATTTTATCACACAAAACGATGGTCCTTGGTACTTCCAACATGACCCCCATGGATCAAGCCACTGGATTTAATGTCTTTGCGAATGGTGGGATAGCTGGTAATCGTCATGGATTCACACAAATCAGAACACTCGATGGTCATTTAGTGTGGGATTTCGAGCATAACGGAAAAAAACTACACCGAGTTCTCAGCAAACAATCAGCGGCTTATATGAACCAAATGATGGTGGGTGTCACAACACGAGGATCCGGTAAGCGTGCGGCTCTCCCCATGACACTTGTTGCTGGGAAAACTGGAACATCACAATCCTATCGCGATGCTTGGTTTGTGGGCTTTACGGGCAATTATACTGGCGCAGTATGGATGGGAAATGATAACTTTTCACCCATGAATCGTGCTTTTGGGGGAGGCGTTCCCGCCATGATATGGCATCGCATCATGCTCGCAGCACACCAAAACATCATGCTCAAACAGCTCTACGGTGTTAAGGATTCTCTGCTTCCTTATCATCCTC
- a CDS encoding response regulator transcription factor — MRILIVEDDRNLHHQLAEAVRRAGYVFDSAFDGEEAYFLGNTEPYDAVILDIGLPQIDGLRVVEKWRQEGRTMPVLMLTARDRWSDKVLCIDAGADDYVVKPFHLEEVMARLRALIRRATGHATSALCCGNVVLDTKTSRVFVDGQLIKLTSYEFRLLSYLMHHCDRVISRTELTEHLYDQDFDKDSNTVEVFVGRLRRKLGVDLIETIRGVGYRVRTLGDE, encoded by the coding sequence ATGCGTATCTTAATCGTTGAAGATGATCGGAATCTTCACCATCAGTTGGCAGAAGCTGTAAGACGTGCAGGCTATGTTTTTGATAGTGCTTTTGATGGTGAAGAGGCTTATTTTTTAGGCAACACAGAGCCTTATGACGCGGTGATCCTTGATATAGGTTTACCGCAGATTGATGGGCTTCGTGTTGTTGAAAAGTGGCGTCAAGAAGGGCGCACCATGCCTGTTTTAATGTTAACGGCACGAGATCGTTGGTCTGATAAGGTGCTTTGTATTGATGCTGGAGCTGACGATTATGTTGTGAAGCCATTTCATTTGGAGGAAGTGATGGCGCGCTTGCGAGCGTTAATTCGTCGTGCGACAGGACATGCAACAAGTGCCTTATGTTGTGGGAATGTTGTGTTAGATACGAAGACATCTCGTGTTTTTGTGGATGGTCAATTGATTAAACTAACATCTTATGAGTTCAGACTTCTTTCGTATCTGATGCATCATTGTGATAGGGTCATTTCAAGAACGGAACTTACTGAACATCTTTATGATCAGGATTTTGATAAGGATTCAAATACAGTGGAAGTTTTTGTAGGGCGGTTACGCAGGAAGCTTGGCGTGGATTTGATTGAGACTATCCGAGGAGTAGGGTATCGCGTGAGAACGCTAGGTGATGAATGA
- a CDS encoding ATP-binding protein has translation MNVFKEDNWFQRFFFVITRSLSLRVMILSTLWIVISLLSISAVSILFYKRSTEESLERILSAQLYGLIATVTVSPDGTLRGGAGIDDIRYVDPTTGWYWEVVAISHNLKGRLTSPSLGIGEIFTPSDVDIPFDNKFFRSYRIKGNNSQKLQVIESDVVLDNKNHIARFRLVGNIDEAHAQVKEFKRTLQIFLWSFGLGSVLINIALIFFSFQPLKLIRRSLNDIREGRVHYVNTDLVSEVMPLAQEMNALIKNNQRIIERFRTQVGNLAHSLKTPLSVIMNETDKMRGEKAHLLKEQTQIMQAQINRYLQRARFAAQCDSIVYHTSVRNVMDRLVRVMKKLNPEKQIEFIMEVDDIVFSGEKEDLEEIIGSLIENATRWSRTKVLISCFLEENLEEEKYFSIFVEYDDPGLTEDKIDKALKRGWWFDESKPGAGLGLAIVSDMVNEYGGTLFLSRSVLGGLCTKVLLPKMGE, from the coding sequence ATGAATGTTTTCAAAGAGGATAATTGGTTTCAGAGGTTTTTTTTTGTCATTACGCGATCGCTCAGTTTACGTGTTATGATTTTATCAACGCTATGGATTGTTATTTCTCTTTTATCGATTTCTGCAGTAAGTATTTTATTTTATAAGCGTTCAACTGAAGAGAGCCTAGAGCGTATCCTTTCTGCTCAACTCTACGGTTTGATTGCAACAGTAACGGTATCACCAGACGGCACTTTGAGAGGAGGGGCTGGAATTGATGATATTCGTTATGTTGATCCAACAACGGGATGGTATTGGGAAGTTGTTGCGATATCCCATAATTTAAAAGGAAGATTGACCTCCCCCTCATTGGGAATAGGAGAGATATTTACACCCAGCGATGTTGATATACCTTTTGACAATAAATTCTTTCGCTCTTATCGGATAAAGGGGAATAATAGTCAAAAGCTACAAGTGATTGAGAGTGATGTTGTTCTTGATAATAAAAATCATATTGCACGTTTTCGACTTGTTGGGAATATTGATGAAGCGCATGCTCAAGTTAAGGAGTTTAAGCGAACTTTGCAAATTTTTCTTTGGAGTTTTGGTCTCGGGAGTGTTCTGATTAATATTGCTCTTATTTTCTTTAGTTTTCAGCCGTTGAAACTTATTCGACGGTCTTTGAATGATATTCGTGAAGGAAGAGTTCACTATGTGAACACCGATTTAGTCAGCGAGGTGATGCCGCTTGCACAAGAAATGAATGCTCTCATTAAGAATAATCAGCGTATTATTGAGCGATTTCGCACACAGGTTGGTAATCTTGCACATTCATTGAAGACACCTCTATCCGTGATTATGAATGAGACAGATAAGATGCGTGGAGAAAAGGCTCATTTGTTGAAAGAGCAAACGCAAATTATGCAAGCTCAAATCAATCGTTATCTTCAACGGGCGCGGTTTGCAGCACAATGTGATAGTATTGTCTATCATACATCTGTTCGCAATGTGATGGATCGTTTAGTACGGGTTATGAAAAAGCTTAATCCTGAAAAACAAATTGAATTTATTATGGAAGTTGATGATATTGTTTTTTCTGGAGAGAAGGAAGATTTAGAAGAAATTATAGGGAGTTTGATTGAAAATGCTACTCGGTGGTCTCGCACAAAGGTATTGATCTCTTGTTTTTTAGAAGAAAACCTTGAAGAAGAAAAATATTTTAGTATCTTTGTTGAATATGATGACCCTGGTTTAACAGAAGATAAAATTGATAAAGCGTTAAAAAGAGGGTGGTGGTTTGACGAAAGTAAACCGGGGGCAGGTTTAGGGTTAGCAATAGTTTCAGATATGGTCAATGAATATGGTGGCACTCTCTTTTTATCGCGTTCTGTCTTGGGGGGATTGTGTACAAAAGTTTTATTACCCAAAATGGGAGAATAA
- a CDS encoding tetratricopeptide repeat protein yields MLLLIFAAFFLTFLAIILFLSLRFDDEVKKKWQVQTVDGYRSYIHTIESRKLYRHYKKRNILKTLSVLFVLLMTWSIYGLTGNPEVKSYFFSELMDKNPKLLSKQEKLVRLQALFFRSPYDGKLADALAVGYLEESHFQEAVNTYLDALRLNGETAPRLVGYGLALVGYEGGMITQEAQRAFQKAADLAPTDFYPRLLLADAFHQAGKTAQAVQFLQSFLDTMPKNFAGRSRVEKMMIRLLGSLNEPTEKRDRHQLEKLREVIILEEEGIGEGG; encoded by the coding sequence ATGCTCCTCCTCATTTTTGCAGCATTCTTTCTCACTTTTCTGGCAATTATTCTTTTTCTTTCACTCCGTTTTGACGATGAGGTAAAGAAAAAGTGGCAAGTTCAAACCGTGGATGGTTATAGAAGTTATATCCATACGATTGAGTCTCGTAAACTTTATAGGCATTATAAAAAAAGAAATATTCTTAAAACGCTAAGTGTTTTGTTTGTTCTTCTTATGACTTGGAGTATCTATGGTCTAACAGGCAATCCAGAAGTAAAAAGTTATTTTTTTAGCGAATTAATGGATAAGAATCCTAAACTTCTCAGTAAGCAAGAAAAGCTTGTTCGTCTGCAAGCGCTTTTTTTCCGCTCTCCTTATGATGGCAAATTAGCAGATGCCTTAGCGGTAGGGTATCTCGAAGAAAGCCACTTTCAAGAAGCTGTGAATACTTATTTAGATGCCCTTCGTTTGAATGGAGAAACAGCACCAAGGCTTGTAGGATATGGTTTAGCATTGGTTGGTTATGAAGGGGGAATGATAACGCAAGAGGCACAAAGAGCTTTTCAAAAAGCAGCAGATTTAGCGCCAACAGATTTTTATCCGCGCCTCTTGTTGGCCGATGCATTTCATCAAGCCGGAAAAACGGCGCAGGCAGTGCAGTTTTTACAAAGCTTTCTTGATACAATGCCTAAAAATTTTGCAGGACGTTCACGGGTTGAAAAAATGATGATTCGGTTACTTGGCTCATTAAATGAACCGACAGAGAAAAGAGATCGTCACCAATTAGAAAAATTAAGAGAAGTGATCATTCTGGAAGAGGAAGGGATAGGTGAAGGAGGTTGA
- the ccmE gene encoding cytochrome c maturation protein CcmE, protein MNNQSLKNSASLKLILKQRKKRRLLIILLCCLVMAIAASLIVYAMRHAVSFFRMPSEITREDILTGRSLRLGGFVEKGSVQYVGESSVIFFITDNTKHKKVVFKGVLPDLFREDQGVIVEGYFDKQGFFIGTRILAKHDETYRPKETADRLKKHYSVEK, encoded by the coding sequence ATGAACAATCAATCTTTAAAGAACTCTGCTTCGTTGAAGCTTATTTTAAAGCAGCGAAAAAAAAGGCGCTTACTGATCATCTTATTGTGTTGTTTGGTTATGGCAATTGCAGCAAGTCTTATCGTATATGCAATGCGTCATGCGGTCAGTTTTTTTAGAATGCCCTCTGAAATTACAAGAGAAGATATTTTAACAGGGCGCTCTTTGCGTTTGGGCGGTTTTGTTGAAAAGGGGAGCGTTCAATATGTTGGAGAGAGTAGCGTTATTTTTTTTATAACGGATAACACAAAACATAAAAAAGTGGTTTTCAAGGGTGTCTTACCGGATCTTTTTCGTGAAGATCAGGGGGTGATTGTAGAAGGGTATTTCGATAAACAGGGTTTTTTTATAGGGACGCGTATTTTAGCAAAACATGATGAAACTTATAGGCCTAAAGAAACTGCTGATCGCTTGAAAAAACATTACAGTGTGGAGAAATAA
- a CDS encoding heme lyase CcmF/NrfE family subunit, with protein MLVELGHIFLAAAFAVSLLAAFLPALGFWRKDRLLMQTAVPLTYITFTLLLFSFLVVIYAHVVSDFSVLNVVENSHSEKPMLYKITGVWGNHEGSMLLWVLSLTFFSALMAFFSQYLPTDFKTLILICQSWITSAFLLFILFVSNPFLRMNPPALQGNDLNPLLQDIALAIHPPLLYLGYVGFSLCFSFAIAALIMGHIDRIWARWVRPWLLLSWCFLTLGIMVGSYWAYYELGWGGYWFWDPVENVSFMPWLSGTALLHSTLVLEKRGILTSWTLFLALLTFSLSLMGTFLVRSGLLISVHSFAVDPARGRAILALLFFFTGAAFLLFALRSPLLKTENFFQPISREGFIVLNNLLLTTITATVLIGTLYPYFIEMLTEQKISVGAAFFNLTCGPLMLLLLFLIPFGSMMAWKRGDFPAVFERLWFVLISVGIICIIFYATSVRDILAVLGIGLSAFVFLGSLADLWGKSGYGKKAFSVRVKRFLGLPWSVFGAAIAHMGLSVTLFGIICVANFGQERILTMNIGEWVTIADKTLHFDTVDSRFGSNYSAMEFYFKIYKNKKIVGHITASKRFYSSQNTSTTEVGLQNYGLSQLYIVPGHFDNRGLVVHIWWKPYIICIWLGAFMMAMGGCFSLLGYWFRTGAYKRVLLSLNFGRRH; from the coding sequence GTGCTTGTCGAACTGGGTCATATTTTTTTAGCCGCAGCATTTGCCGTAAGCTTATTAGCAGCTTTCTTACCTGCTTTAGGTTTTTGGAGGAAAGATCGTTTGTTAATGCAAACAGCTGTCCCTCTAACATATATCACTTTCACATTATTACTCTTCTCTTTTCTAGTGGTGATTTATGCTCATGTTGTCTCTGATTTTTCTGTTTTGAATGTTGTTGAGAATTCTCATTCAGAAAAACCGATGCTCTATAAAATCACAGGTGTTTGGGGCAACCACGAAGGCTCTATGTTATTATGGGTCTTAAGTCTTACTTTTTTTAGTGCATTGATGGCCTTCTTTAGTCAATATTTACCAACAGATTTTAAGACACTTATTTTAATTTGCCAAAGTTGGATTACAAGCGCTTTTCTTTTATTTATTCTTTTTGTATCCAACCCATTTTTACGTATGAATCCACCAGCATTACAGGGAAATGACCTCAATCCTCTTTTACAAGATATCGCATTAGCGATTCATCCTCCCCTTCTTTATTTAGGTTATGTTGGTTTTTCACTTTGTTTTTCTTTTGCCATTGCGGCATTGATTATGGGGCATATTGATAGGATTTGGGCGCGTTGGGTTCGTCCTTGGCTTCTACTTTCTTGGTGTTTTTTGACATTGGGGATTATGGTTGGCTCCTATTGGGCTTATTATGAGCTAGGATGGGGAGGATATTGGTTTTGGGATCCAGTTGAAAATGTTTCGTTTATGCCTTGGCTTTCAGGAACGGCTCTTTTACATTCTACTCTTGTTCTCGAAAAACGAGGAATATTGACAAGTTGGACTTTGTTTTTAGCGCTGCTGACTTTTTCTCTTTCTCTTATGGGAACGTTTCTTGTTCGCTCTGGTCTTTTAATATCTGTTCATAGTTTTGCTGTTGATCCAGCGCGAGGGCGAGCAATTCTTGCACTTTTATTTTTCTTTACAGGGGCAGCTTTTCTTCTTTTTGCCTTACGCAGCCCTCTTTTAAAAACAGAAAATTTTTTTCAACCAATTTCGCGTGAAGGGTTTATTGTTTTAAATAACTTGTTACTGACAACAATAACCGCAACAGTACTGATTGGTACGCTCTATCCTTATTTTATTGAGATGCTAACAGAGCAAAAAATTTCTGTAGGAGCTGCTTTTTTCAACCTTACCTGTGGGCCGCTCATGCTTTTGCTATTGTTTCTTATTCCGTTTGGTTCAATGATGGCATGGAAACGCGGTGATTTTCCCGCAGTTTTTGAACGGTTGTGGTTTGTTCTTATTTCGGTTGGTATCATCTGTATAATATTTTACGCGACATCTGTGCGTGATATTCTCGCAGTTTTAGGCATTGGACTATCGGCGTTTGTTTTTTTAGGCAGTTTAGCGGATCTGTGGGGGAAAAGTGGATATGGCAAGAAAGCTTTTTCAGTACGCGTTAAGAGATTTCTTGGATTACCATGGTCGGTTTTTGGTGCAGCAATAGCACACATGGGACTAAGTGTTACATTATTTGGTATTATTTGTGTGGCAAATTTTGGTCAAGAACGTATTTTAACCATGAACATAGGAGAGTGGGTGACGATAGCAGATAAAACGCTTCATTTTGATACTGTAGATAGTCGTTTTGGTTCGAATTATTCGGCAATGGAGTTTTATTTTAAAATATATAAAAATAAAAAAATCGTGGGTCATATAACAGCTTCAAAGCGATTTTATTCAAGCCAAAATACATCAACAACGGAAGTTGGTCTTCAAAATTATGGCTTATCGCAGCTCTATATTGTGCCGGGACATTTCGATAATCGGGGTCTTGTTGTGCACATATGGTGGAAGCCTTATATAATATGTATTTGGTTAGGGGCATTCATGATGGCTATGGGAGGATGTTTTTCTCTTCTGGGATATTGGTTTCGCACTGGAGCCTACAAGAGGGTACTTCTTTCTTTAAATTTTGGGAGAAGACATTGA
- a CDS encoding cytochrome c-type biogenesis protein gives MKKNLWLLCFLIVMFPCRLAIAVEPDEILKDTVLERRARDISSHLRCPVCQNQSIDDSDTFLARDLRVLIRKKLKMGYSNQQVIDFLVERYGEFILLKPPLNKTTWFLWFSPLMIIIIGASVIFFQLKRYKR, from the coding sequence ATGAAAAAAAATCTTTGGCTTTTATGTTTTTTAATCGTAATGTTTCCTTGCCGATTAGCGATAGCTGTAGAGCCGGATGAGATTTTAAAGGATACAGTTCTTGAAAGGCGCGCGCGCGATATTTCATCGCATTTACGTTGTCCTGTTTGTCAAAATCAATCAATTGATGATTCAGATACTTTTCTAGCACGTGATTTAAGGGTTTTAATTCGGAAAAAACTAAAAATGGGCTATAGCAATCAACAAGTGATTGACTTTCTTGTTGAGCGATATGGTGAATTCATTCTCTTAAAACCGCCATTGAATAAAACAACTTGGTTTTTATGGTTTTCGCCTTTGATGATTATCATCATTGGTGCAAGTGTCATATTTTTCCAGTTAAAACGGTATAAGCGTTAG
- a CDS encoding Do family serine endopeptidase — MLKKTFFKTFVAVSFSAVLESALFFSGCTSSLWTTKAHASSVFTSLVQQQGFADIVAQVKPAVVAVQVKSNKKKEDWFFSNFFSGPGIDQLPDQHPLKRLFKEFYDFDKPKNKFPHHSQRLRPIAFGSGFFISSDGYIVTNDHVISEGTSYTVVLDDGTELNAKLIGKDPKTDLAVLKVNDKRKFSYVDFGDDSKLRVGEWVVAIGNPFGLGGTVTAGIVSARGRDIGTSSYDDFIQIDAAVNRGNSGGPTFDLNGKVVGVNTAIFSPSGGNVGIAFAIPAGTAKQVVQQLIEKGSVQRGWLGVMIQPVTKEISDSIGLKEAKGALVTDPLKGPAAKAGIKAGDVIISVNNEKINDSRDLAKRIANMSPEETVALEIFRSGKEEKIKVKLAAMPEDEGKKEGSKYLNERGDSDETLEDYGLIVAPSEDGLGLVVTDVDSDSDAADKGIRPGDIIVTVNNKSVKKTSDITDTIKNAQKLGRKAILLQVRTNDQNRFVALPIFKK, encoded by the coding sequence ATGTTAAAAAAAACTTTCTTTAAAACATTTGTCGCAGTAAGTTTTTCTGCAGTATTGGAGAGTGCACTGTTTTTTAGTGGATGTACATCAAGCTTATGGACGACAAAGGCTCATGCAAGTTCTGTATTTACTTCATTAGTGCAACAACAGGGGTTTGCAGATATCGTTGCTCAAGTAAAACCAGCGGTTGTTGCAGTGCAAGTAAAGAGTAATAAAAAGAAAGAAGATTGGTTCTTTAGCAACTTTTTTAGTGGTCCAGGGATTGATCAATTACCAGATCAGCATCCTTTAAAAAGGCTTTTTAAAGAGTTTTATGATTTTGATAAACCTAAAAATAAATTTCCCCATCATTCACAAAGACTCCGTCCTATCGCTTTTGGATCAGGTTTTTTTATTTCGTCTGATGGTTATATTGTGACCAATGATCATGTGATTTCTGAAGGTACAAGTTATACTGTTGTTCTTGATGATGGTACAGAATTGAATGCAAAGCTCATCGGGAAGGATCCAAAAACTGACCTTGCAGTCCTAAAAGTAAATGACAAAAGAAAATTTTCCTATGTTGATTTTGGTGATGATTCAAAGCTTCGCGTTGGTGAGTGGGTTGTTGCTATTGGTAACCCATTTGGCCTTGGAGGAACTGTGACAGCAGGTATTGTTTCGGCCCGTGGACGAGATATTGGCACCAGTAGTTATGATGATTTTATTCAAATTGATGCGGCTGTTAATAGAGGAAATTCTGGAGGTCCAACTTTTGATTTGAATGGCAAGGTTGTTGGCGTTAATACGGCGATTTTTTCTCCTTCAGGAGGCAATGTTGGGATCGCTTTTGCTATTCCGGCAGGGACAGCGAAACAGGTCGTGCAACAACTTATCGAAAAAGGTTCAGTACAACGTGGTTGGCTTGGAGTTATGATTCAGCCAGTAACGAAGGAAATTTCTGATTCGATAGGTTTGAAAGAAGCGAAAGGTGCTTTGGTTACTGATCCATTAAAAGGACCAGCAGCAAAGGCTGGTATCAAGGCAGGCGATGTCATTATTTCAGTGAATAATGAAAAAATTAATGATTCTCGTGACTTGGCAAAGCGTATTGCAAATATGAGTCCGGAAGAAACCGTAGCTTTAGAGATTTTTAGGTCTGGTAAGGAGGAAAAGATCAAAGTTAAACTTGCTGCAATGCCTGAAGATGAAGGTAAGAAAGAAGGTTCAAAATATTTAAATGAACGTGGTGATTCAGATGAGACATTGGAAGATTATGGGTTAATTGTTGCTCCTTCTGAGGATGGTTTAGGATTGGTTGTAACGGATGTGGATTCGGATTCAGATGCTGCTGATAAGGGAATCCGTCCAGGTGATATTATTGTGACAGTGAATAATAAATCTGTTAAAAAGACCTCTGATATTACCGATACAATCAAGAATGCCCAAAAGTTAGGGCGAAAAGCTATTCTCCTACAAGTGCGAACAAATGATCAAAACCGTTTTGTTGCTCTTCCAATTTTCAAAAAATAG